The sequence below is a genomic window from Archangium lipolyticum.
CGAAGCGCAGCCGCAGCGCGAAGTCGCTGCCCTGGGGGCCCACCGTCGCCTCCACCACCACGGGGCGCTCCTCGTCCGGTGGCGGGGTGTAGCGGAAGGTGGCCCGGTCCTTGGCCATGGCGCTCGTGGTGAGCAGGGTGAGGGCCAGGGGGAGCAGCGGGTTCTTCAAGCGGGGGCCTCCTCGGCGTGGGGGGAAGGGTCCACATTCAAATGCGAAGCGGTGTCCCGTCTCAAGAGCGGTCCTCTTCCCGCGCGCGGAGCATAGAGTGGAGACCCTGGGGCGGAGGCCCGCCCGGAGGATACCGATGCAATCCCTGTACGTGCGCCAGTTGAAGCTCGGGCCGATGGACAACTTCGTCTACCTGGTGGGCCCCAAGGACTCGCCGGAGGTGCTGGTGGTGGACCCCGCGTGGGACGTGCCCGCCATCGAGAAGGCCCTCGCGGAGGACGGCAAGCGCCTGGTGGGCGCCTTCGTCTCGCACTGCCACGGTGACCACACCAACGGGCTGCCGGAGCTGCTCTCCCGGCACGACGTGCCGGTGTACGCGCAGCGTGCCGAGGTCGACTTCTCGGAGGATCTGCGCAAGCTGGCGGGAGGCGCGATGCGCCCCCTGGGCCCGGGGGATGCCCTCACGGTGGGCGGACGCGGGTTCCAGGCGTTGCACACCCCGGGGCACACGCCGGGCTCGCACTGCCTGCTGGCGCAGGACGCGCTGGTGTCCGGCGACACCGTCTTCATCAACGGCTGCGGACGGTGCGACATGCGCGGGGGAGATCCGGAGGCGATGTACCGCTCGCTGTCGCAGGTGCTGCTGAAGGTGCCGGACAGCACGCGGCTCTTCCCCGGACACGACTACGCGGACGTGCCGGTGGCGGCCATGAGTGACGTGCGCCAGCACAACCCGTACTTCGCCTTCCCGGACGTGGCTTCCTTCGTGGCCTACCGGATGCGCCCGAGGCGCTGAGGCCCGTAGCCCATGTTCTCCGGGGGCGCGGCGCGCAGCGACCAGCGGGCGAAGAGGCCGAGCACCGCGAGCGAGACGAACGACCAGAGCGCGGCCCACGCCCAGGAGGGCACGGGGGTGAGGTGGGCGAGCAGGGCCGCGTCGCTGGCGGAGCTCACGGTGCCGTGCCACAGATCCGAGCGCAGATCGAAGGCCACATAGAGCGCGGTGAAGGCGGCGAGGAAGAGGTTGAGCATGTCCACGCCGCTGTCCGGGAGGAACTTCGCCGCGAGCCCCAGCACGAGCGCGGTGCCCATGCAGAAGGCCAGGGTGAAGCCGTCGCCGGCG
It includes:
- a CDS encoding MBL fold metallo-hydrolase gives rise to the protein MQSLYVRQLKLGPMDNFVYLVGPKDSPEVLVVDPAWDVPAIEKALAEDGKRLVGAFVSHCHGDHTNGLPELLSRHDVPVYAQRAEVDFSEDLRKLAGGAMRPLGPGDALTVGGRGFQALHTPGHTPGSHCLLAQDALVSGDTVFINGCGRCDMRGGDPEAMYRSLSQVLLKVPDSTRLFPGHDYADVPVAAMSDVRQHNPYFAFPDVASFVAYRMRPRR